One Georgenia wutianyii DNA segment encodes these proteins:
- a CDS encoding electron transfer flavoprotein subunit beta/FixA family protein translates to MRIVVCVKHVPDVQSERALDDDGRTVRGLDDVLNELDENAVEAAVSLVEAHGGEVVALTMGPDDAEDAVRRALQMGADRGVHVSDDALAGADVVTTARVLAAAVRAVGPVDLVVTGMAALDGLTSMLPTALAAELGLPQLTLATELSVTGGGVRVRRDIGDAVEVLESPLPALVSVTDQANEPRYPAFKAIRAARKKPVDTWSLADLGLADATPATTVLSAEPRAAREQGRIVTDSGDGGRQLAEFLIESRLV, encoded by the coding sequence ATGAGGATCGTCGTGTGCGTCAAGCATGTCCCCGATGTCCAGTCCGAGCGCGCGCTGGACGACGACGGCCGTACCGTGCGCGGCCTGGACGACGTCCTCAACGAGCTGGACGAGAACGCCGTCGAGGCCGCCGTCAGCCTCGTCGAGGCGCACGGCGGTGAGGTCGTCGCCCTCACCATGGGCCCCGACGACGCCGAGGACGCCGTCCGCCGCGCCCTGCAGATGGGCGCCGACCGTGGCGTCCACGTGAGCGACGACGCCCTCGCCGGCGCCGACGTCGTCACGACCGCCCGCGTCCTCGCCGCCGCCGTCCGGGCCGTGGGGCCCGTCGACCTCGTCGTCACCGGCATGGCCGCCCTCGACGGGCTCACCTCCATGCTGCCCACCGCGCTCGCCGCCGAGCTCGGCCTGCCCCAGCTCACGCTGGCCACCGAGCTGTCCGTCACCGGGGGAGGGGTGCGGGTGCGCCGCGACATCGGCGACGCCGTCGAGGTCCTCGAGTCCCCGCTCCCGGCTCTCGTGTCGGTCACCGACCAGGCCAACGAGCCGCGCTACCCGGCGTTCAAGGCCATCCGCGCCGCCCGCAAGAAGCCGGTGGACACGTGGTCGCTCGCCGACCTCGGGTTGGCCGACGCGACCCCGGCGACGACCGTCCTGTCCGCCGAGCCGCGCGCCGCCCGCGAGCAGGGCCGCATCGTCACCGACTCCGGCGACGGCGGCCGGCAGCTCGCCGAGTTCCTCATCGAGTCCCGGCTCGTCTGA
- the glgX gene encoding glycogen debranching protein GlgX, producing MSMTASSVCTTPAAIAAERVAGRAPALGAHLYGGGLDVAVFASHATAVDLCLLEEDRSSPTGFSERRLALHRTEHGVWQGHVPGVGAGQRYGFRVHGRWDPAAGLRHNPAKLLLDPYARAVTGGFELAPEVYGHAVDEHLTPLPGLEPSTLDSAGHVRHGVVVAEPPVVPADARPHTPWERTVVYEAHVRGLTERLPGVPEHLRGTYAGLAHPATIAHLRELGVTAVELLPIHASNDEPFLLERGLSNYWGYNTLGFFAAEPRYATAAAQAQGPAAVLEEVRGMVHLLHEAGLEVILDVVYNHTAEGGDGGPSLSWRGLDNTQYYLHDDGRPARLVDVTGCGNSLDFRRVRVMQMTLDSLRYWTERIGVDGFRFDLATTLGRHGTEFTPEHPLLVALATDPVLSRTKLIAEPWDVGPGGWRTGQFPAPMADWNDRFRDAVRTFWLSDPATGAAGGTGGDLRDLATRLAGSADLFAHGPLPGGRGPLASINYVTAHDGFTAADLVTYDHKHNEANGEDNRDGTHDNRSWNHGVEGPVAPGDERGGPGDAARRAGRTPTVHERGPDILLRRRRSVRNLLGTLLLSAGTPMITAGDELGRSQLGNNNGYCQDNEISWVDWQLEPWQEDLLATTRHLLRLRREHPVLRPAHFATGRTAEGDLIADLAWFRADAERMDSAAWHESRARVLQMLRSGHAVGDCDLLLVLNGSLAAQDVTLPQGAGTDYALVWDSAWERPSAGEPQVLAPGSVTTMEPLTMRAYLGRRS from the coding sequence ATGAGCATGACCGCTTCATCCGTTTGCACGACCCCCGCTGCCATCGCCGCCGAGCGGGTCGCCGGTCGTGCCCCCGCACTCGGGGCGCACCTGTACGGCGGCGGACTGGACGTCGCGGTGTTCGCGTCGCACGCGACCGCCGTCGACCTGTGCCTGCTCGAGGAGGACCGCTCCTCCCCCACGGGCTTCAGCGAGCGCCGCCTCGCGCTGCACCGCACCGAGCACGGCGTGTGGCAGGGCCACGTGCCCGGCGTCGGCGCCGGGCAGCGGTACGGCTTCCGCGTCCACGGCCGCTGGGACCCGGCAGCCGGCCTGCGGCACAACCCGGCCAAGCTGCTCCTGGACCCGTACGCACGCGCCGTCACGGGCGGCTTCGAGCTCGCGCCCGAGGTCTACGGCCACGCCGTCGACGAGCACCTCACCCCCCTGCCCGGCCTCGAGCCGAGCACGCTCGACTCCGCCGGCCACGTGCGTCACGGGGTCGTCGTGGCGGAGCCGCCGGTCGTCCCGGCCGATGCCCGGCCGCACACCCCGTGGGAGCGCACCGTCGTCTACGAGGCGCACGTGCGCGGGCTCACCGAGCGGCTGCCCGGCGTGCCCGAGCACCTGCGTGGCACGTACGCGGGCCTGGCCCACCCGGCGACCATCGCGCACCTGCGCGAGCTGGGCGTCACGGCGGTCGAGCTGCTGCCGATCCACGCGTCGAACGACGAGCCGTTCCTCCTCGAGCGCGGGCTGAGCAACTACTGGGGCTACAACACCCTCGGCTTCTTCGCCGCCGAGCCGCGCTACGCCACCGCCGCCGCCCAGGCGCAGGGGCCCGCCGCCGTCCTCGAGGAGGTCCGCGGCATGGTGCACCTGCTCCACGAGGCGGGCCTCGAGGTCATCCTCGACGTCGTCTACAACCACACCGCCGAGGGCGGCGACGGCGGGCCGTCCCTGTCGTGGCGCGGCCTGGACAACACCCAGTACTACCTGCACGACGACGGCCGGCCGGCCCGCCTCGTCGACGTCACCGGCTGCGGCAACTCCCTGGACTTCCGCCGCGTGCGGGTCATGCAGATGACGCTGGACTCCCTGCGCTACTGGACCGAGCGGATCGGCGTCGACGGCTTCCGCTTCGACCTCGCGACGACGCTCGGGCGGCACGGCACGGAGTTCACCCCCGAGCACCCGCTCCTCGTCGCCCTCGCCACCGACCCGGTGCTCTCGCGGACCAAGCTCATCGCCGAGCCGTGGGACGTCGGCCCGGGCGGGTGGCGCACCGGCCAGTTCCCCGCCCCGATGGCGGACTGGAACGACCGCTTCCGCGACGCCGTGCGCACGTTCTGGCTCAGCGACCCCGCGACCGGCGCGGCCGGCGGGACCGGTGGGGACCTGCGCGACCTCGCCACCCGGCTCGCCGGCTCGGCGGACCTCTTCGCCCACGGCCCGCTGCCGGGCGGGCGCGGCCCGCTCGCGAGCATCAACTACGTGACGGCGCACGACGGCTTCACCGCCGCCGACCTCGTCACCTACGACCACAAGCACAACGAGGCCAACGGCGAGGACAACCGCGACGGCACCCACGACAACCGCTCGTGGAACCACGGCGTCGAGGGACCGGTGGCCCCGGGCGACGAGCGTGGCGGCCCGGGGGACGCGGCCCGGCGGGCGGGGCGCACCCCCACGGTCCACGAGCGCGGCCCGGACATCCTCCTCCGTCGGCGGCGCAGCGTGCGCAACCTCCTCGGCACCCTGCTCCTGTCCGCCGGCACCCCGATGATCACGGCGGGCGACGAGCTCGGCCGCAGCCAGCTGGGCAACAACAACGGCTACTGCCAGGACAACGAGATCTCCTGGGTGGACTGGCAGCTGGAGCCCTGGCAGGAGGACCTGCTCGCGACCACCCGCCACCTCCTGCGCCTGCGCCGTGAGCACCCGGTGCTACGCCCGGCGCACTTCGCGACCGGCCGGACCGCCGAGGGCGACCTCATCGCCGACCTCGCGTGGTTCCGTGCCGACGCCGAGCGGATGGACTCCGCCGCCTGGCACGAGTCCCGGGCCCGGGTGCTCCAGATGCTGCGCTCCGGGCACGCCGTCGGGGACTGCGACCTGCTCCTCGTCCTCAACGGCTCCCTCGCCGCCCAGGACGTCACCCTGCCCCAGGGGGCCGGCACGGACTACGCCCTCGTGTGGGACTCGGCGTGGGAGCGCCCCTCGGCCGGCGAGCCGCAGGTCCTGGCCCCGGGCTCCGTGACGACCATGGAGCCGCTGACCATGCGCGCCTACCTCGGCCGACGCTCGTGA
- a CDS encoding DUF1269 domain-containing protein yields the protein MATLSVWKFDTPDGAREAEELLLSLQKQGLVTLDDAAVVYWEPGKRAPKTRQMHNLAAVGALGGTFWGVLFGLLFFVPILGAAVGAAAGAVGGALTDVGIDDDFIRSVRDTITEGTSALFLLTESVVIDKTKEAFAEKGLRPELVHTNLSDAEERQLREIFAE from the coding sequence ATGGCGACTCTGAGCGTGTGGAAGTTCGACACCCCGGACGGAGCGAGGGAGGCGGAGGAGCTCCTCCTCTCCCTCCAGAAGCAGGGCCTCGTCACGCTGGACGATGCGGCGGTCGTGTACTGGGAGCCCGGCAAGCGGGCACCCAAGACCCGGCAGATGCACAACCTGGCGGCGGTCGGTGCCCTGGGCGGGACCTTCTGGGGTGTGCTCTTCGGTCTGCTCTTCTTCGTGCCCATCCTCGGGGCCGCCGTCGGTGCCGCGGCGGGGGCGGTCGGTGGCGCGCTGACCGACGTCGGCATCGACGACGACTTCATCCGGTCCGTGCGGGACACCATCACCGAGGGCACCTCGGCGCTGTTCCTCCTCACCGAGTCCGTCGTCATCGACAAGACGAAGGAGGCGTTCGCGGAGAAGGGCCTGCGTCCGGAGCTCGTGCACACCAACCTCAGCGACGCGGAGGAGCGCCAGCTGCGGGAGATCTTCGCGGAGTGA
- a CDS encoding LuxR C-terminal-related transcriptional regulator: MVAQVEHRRARDGLPRDGVVRQRCLTALQDSVARHRVTVISAPAGYGKTTLLQHWTRVSGAVVAGPEHMAALLDEPGPDVEAAGGRPSARWRGAVRAARRNGVVVLDDADEYAPEAVRRAAHALEGVRLVLATRRPPPATAHRLRVAGELTVLGAADLAYTAEEVQVLTAAWGIAGVDRAAAQQLVSLTGGWPVAVRLGLLAVDRTREVSTQLRALRAADIDIGDYFLEEVLRPLEPSLATFVLRATTDDAITPALADVLAPGGATMLQQCAANGLPLTPDGEGYRWNPLFAAHCRSVAARREPALSSLLHRRVALRQAPADPLAAAEHALQGHDPGLAGSVLARRWPDVLLTEHADALLRLSERLAAQEAPDLAFARDVVDALVRGPVLAPGSTLPLRVATAVAVLLTTTEAAELARAEPVVREHVGTVGEAGATRAFLLFTLGCVALERQTEPDRAADLLHEASVLAADAGLPVLASACRAHRSLQLAVLGVVRAADSTASTALETATAAGAAHTVALAPAHLARAVVALWQGRTRDVAALLEELPAGPRHARYAPVRHLAHALRATADLVDGVPGAARRLEDVRSGGGELPRLWHELLTVLDLVGESLSVGAARPAPADGPVALAWVATAFAEAGSRGPAREALDRLGPRPAGVVVRIRRALTEALLADQGGDPGLAHATLEEALVDAAADGAVLPLLPAGEAGRRLLTKHLAWGTAHGETVRRVLDAGEHERQEPAEALTPREQEILAYLAVGLSRQEIADSLVLSVNTVKTHQRAIYRKLAVPGWRGAVREATARGLLP; the protein is encoded by the coding sequence ATGGTCGCGCAGGTCGAGCACAGGAGGGCACGCGACGGACTGCCGCGCGACGGCGTCGTCCGCCAGCGGTGCCTGACCGCGCTCCAGGACTCCGTCGCCCGCCACCGCGTCACCGTCATCTCCGCGCCGGCGGGTTACGGCAAGACCACCCTCCTGCAGCACTGGACCCGCGTGTCCGGAGCGGTGGTCGCCGGCCCGGAGCACATGGCCGCGCTCCTCGACGAGCCGGGGCCGGACGTGGAGGCCGCAGGTGGGCGCCCGTCGGCCCGGTGGCGCGGCGCGGTCCGTGCGGCGCGGCGCAACGGCGTCGTCGTGCTCGACGACGCCGACGAGTACGCGCCCGAGGCCGTGCGGCGGGCCGCCCACGCGCTCGAGGGGGTGCGGCTCGTGCTCGCCACCCGCCGTCCGCCTCCCGCCACGGCCCACCGGCTGCGCGTGGCCGGCGAGCTCACCGTCCTCGGCGCCGCCGACCTCGCCTACACCGCCGAGGAGGTCCAGGTGCTGACCGCGGCGTGGGGCATCGCCGGCGTCGACCGCGCTGCCGCCCAGCAGCTCGTGTCCCTCACCGGCGGCTGGCCGGTCGCCGTGCGCCTGGGGCTCCTCGCGGTCGACCGCACCCGGGAGGTCTCCACCCAGCTGCGCGCGCTGCGCGCCGCCGACATCGACATCGGGGACTACTTCCTCGAGGAGGTCCTGCGTCCGCTGGAGCCCTCGCTCGCCACCTTCGTCCTGCGCGCGACGACCGACGACGCCATCACCCCCGCCCTCGCCGACGTCCTCGCCCCCGGCGGCGCGACGATGCTGCAGCAGTGCGCGGCGAACGGCCTGCCGCTCACCCCTGACGGCGAGGGCTACCGCTGGAACCCGCTCTTCGCGGCCCACTGCCGGTCGGTGGCCGCCCGGCGTGAGCCCGCGCTGTCCTCCCTGCTCCACCGCCGCGTGGCCCTGCGCCAGGCCCCGGCGGACCCGCTCGCGGCCGCCGAGCACGCGCTCCAGGGGCACGACCCCGGGCTCGCCGGCTCCGTGCTCGCCCGCCGCTGGCCCGACGTCCTGCTCACCGAGCACGCCGACGCCCTCCTTCGCCTCTCCGAGAGGCTCGCCGCCCAGGAGGCCCCCGACCTCGCCTTCGCCCGCGACGTCGTCGACGCCCTCGTCCGCGGTCCTGTCCTCGCCCCGGGGTCGACGCTGCCGCTGCGCGTCGCGACCGCGGTGGCCGTCCTCCTCACCACCACCGAGGCCGCGGAGCTCGCGCGCGCCGAGCCCGTCGTGCGCGAGCACGTGGGGACCGTGGGTGAGGCCGGGGCCACGCGCGCCTTCCTCCTGTTCACCCTCGGGTGCGTCGCCCTCGAGCGCCAGACCGAGCCGGACCGGGCCGCGGACCTCCTCCACGAGGCGTCCGTCCTCGCCGCCGACGCCGGCCTGCCGGTGCTCGCCTCGGCCTGCCGCGCGCACCGCTCCCTCCAGCTCGCCGTCCTCGGCGTCGTGAGGGCTGCCGACAGCACGGCGAGCACCGCGCTCGAGACGGCGACCGCTGCCGGGGCCGCGCACACCGTGGCTCTCGCCCCGGCCCACCTCGCCCGGGCGGTCGTCGCGCTGTGGCAAGGGCGCACCCGCGACGTCGCCGCCCTGCTCGAGGAGCTGCCGGCCGGCCCGCGGCACGCCCGCTACGCCCCGGTCCGGCACCTCGCCCACGCCCTGCGGGCCACCGCCGACCTCGTGGACGGCGTGCCCGGGGCGGCGCGACGGCTCGAGGACGTGCGCTCCGGCGGCGGCGAGCTGCCGCGCCTGTGGCACGAGCTCCTCACGGTGCTCGACCTCGTCGGTGAGTCCCTGTCGGTGGGCGCCGCCCGTCCGGCCCCGGCGGACGGGCCCGTCGCCCTCGCCTGGGTGGCGACGGCGTTCGCCGAGGCCGGCAGCCGCGGGCCGGCCCGCGAGGCGCTCGACCGGCTCGGCCCGCGGCCCGCGGGCGTGGTCGTGCGCATCCGGCGCGCCCTCACCGAGGCGCTGCTCGCCGACCAGGGTGGTGATCCCGGGCTGGCCCACGCCACCCTCGAGGAGGCCCTCGTCGACGCCGCCGCGGACGGTGCCGTGCTGCCGTTGCTGCCTGCCGGGGAGGCGGGCCGCCGGCTCCTCACGAAGCACCTGGCGTGGGGCACGGCGCACGGGGAGACCGTGCGCCGGGTCCTGGACGCCGGGGAGCACGAGCGCCAGGAGCCCGCCGAGGCGCTCACCCCGCGCGAGCAGGAGATCCTCGCGTACCTCGCGGTCGGCCTGTCGCGCCAGGAGATCGCCGACTCCCTCGTCCTGTCGGTCAACACCGTCAAGACCCACCAGCGGGCCATCTACCGCAAGCTCGCCGTCCCGGGGTGGCGCGGCGCCGTCCGGGAGGCCACCGCCCGCGGGCTGCTCCCCTGA
- the glgP gene encoding alpha-glucan family phosphorylase, whose protein sequence is MRAIRRFTVRTVLPEPLAPLDTLAQNLRFSWHEPTRALFESLDPERWAEVHGDPIKLLGALGKTRLEELARDEALVARVRELDADLRDYLEQPRWFQQYDAPDKPDAIAYFSAEFGITAVLPQYSGGLGILAGDHLKSASDLGVPIIGVGLLYGAGYFKQSLTREGWQHETYPLLDPDNLPLTLLREADGTPARVSLSLPGGRQLHAQVWRADVGRVPLLLLDSNVTENDDVTRKVTDRLYGGSAEHRLKQELLLGMGGVKALRLHARLTGGPTPQVYHANEGHAGFLAIERIRELVTAEGLSFEAALEAVRAGTVFTTHTPVPAGIDRFSRDLVREYFSGSAELPGVPVDKILALGTEDFEGGDLSVYNMAVMGLRTARLANGVAKLHGQVSRGMFHQLWPGFDVSEVPITSITNGVHGPTWTDPAFTAMAESHLTPEQIAGGEGWLLPAEQGGVPDAELWATRRTLRAALVRSARRRVRKSWLDRGASPAELGWVDDVLDPDVLTIGFARRVPTYKRLTLMLSDPERLRKLLTDPERPIQILVAGKSHPADEQGIGLIQKLVSFADEEGVRDRIVFLPNYDIEMAQTLMPGCDVWLNNPLRPLEASGTSGMKCALNGALNLSILDGWWDEWFDGRNGWAIPTADGVEDHQRRDALEAAALYELLEDTVVPRFYDRDENGIPQHWLEMVRHTLATLGPKVQATRMVREYVERLYTPVAGSYRTLNGAGYAGATALAEWKARVREAWHGVRVDHVESTGVADVVKVGDVVGVSAYVTLGGLRPQDVEVQLVTGRVDEDDTLVDVATRPLQLVETYEGGRYGYHGEVELEFSGSFGYSVRIVPVHELIAGTAELALVSAAQA, encoded by the coding sequence GTGAGAGCAATCCGCCGATTCACCGTCCGCACGGTCCTTCCCGAGCCCCTCGCTCCGCTGGACACCCTCGCCCAGAACCTGCGGTTCTCGTGGCACGAGCCCACCCGGGCGCTCTTCGAGTCGCTCGACCCAGAACGGTGGGCGGAGGTGCATGGTGACCCGATCAAGCTCCTCGGCGCGCTCGGCAAGACGCGCCTGGAGGAGCTCGCGCGGGACGAGGCGCTCGTCGCCCGGGTCCGGGAGCTCGACGCCGACCTGCGCGACTACCTCGAGCAGCCCCGCTGGTTCCAGCAGTACGACGCCCCCGACAAGCCCGACGCCATCGCCTACTTCTCCGCGGAGTTCGGCATCACCGCCGTCCTGCCGCAGTACTCCGGTGGCCTGGGCATCCTCGCCGGCGACCACCTGAAGTCCGCCTCCGACCTCGGGGTGCCGATCATCGGCGTCGGCCTGCTCTACGGCGCCGGGTACTTCAAGCAGTCCCTCACCCGCGAGGGCTGGCAGCACGAGACCTACCCGCTGCTCGACCCGGACAACCTCCCGCTCACGCTGCTGCGCGAGGCCGACGGCACCCCGGCCCGGGTGAGCCTGTCGCTGCCCGGCGGCCGGCAGCTGCACGCCCAGGTGTGGCGGGCCGACGTCGGCCGCGTGCCCCTCCTCCTCCTCGACTCCAACGTCACCGAGAACGACGACGTGACCCGCAAGGTCACCGACCGCCTCTACGGCGGCTCCGCGGAGCACCGGCTCAAGCAGGAGCTCCTCCTCGGCATGGGCGGTGTCAAGGCACTGCGCCTGCACGCCCGCCTCACCGGTGGCCCGACGCCGCAGGTCTACCACGCCAACGAGGGCCACGCCGGCTTCCTCGCCATCGAGCGCATCCGTGAGCTCGTCACCGCCGAGGGCCTGAGCTTCGAGGCGGCCCTCGAGGCCGTCCGCGCCGGCACCGTCTTCACCACCCACACCCCGGTCCCCGCCGGCATCGACCGCTTCTCCCGCGACCTCGTCCGCGAGTACTTCAGCGGCTCGGCCGAGCTGCCCGGCGTGCCGGTCGACAAGATCCTCGCCCTCGGCACCGAGGACTTCGAGGGCGGGGACCTGTCGGTCTACAACATGGCCGTCATGGGCCTGCGTACCGCACGCCTGGCCAACGGCGTGGCCAAGCTGCACGGCCAGGTCTCCCGCGGCATGTTCCACCAGCTGTGGCCCGGCTTCGACGTCAGCGAGGTGCCGATCACCTCGATCACCAACGGCGTGCACGGCCCGACGTGGACCGACCCGGCCTTCACAGCGATGGCCGAGTCCCACCTCACCCCCGAGCAGATCGCCGGCGGCGAGGGATGGCTGCTGCCGGCCGAGCAGGGCGGCGTCCCCGACGCCGAGCTGTGGGCCACGCGCCGCACGCTGCGCGCTGCGCTCGTGAGGTCCGCGCGCCGCCGCGTGCGCAAGTCGTGGCTCGACCGGGGCGCCTCGCCCGCCGAGCTCGGCTGGGTCGACGACGTCCTGGACCCCGACGTCCTCACCATCGGCTTCGCCCGCCGCGTGCCGACCTACAAGCGGCTCACGCTCATGCTCTCGGACCCCGAGCGCCTGCGGAAGCTGCTCACTGACCCCGAGCGGCCGATCCAGATCCTCGTCGCCGGCAAGTCCCACCCCGCCGACGAGCAGGGCATCGGGCTCATCCAGAAGCTCGTGAGCTTCGCCGACGAGGAGGGCGTGCGCGACCGGATCGTCTTCCTGCCGAACTACGACATCGAGATGGCCCAGACCCTCATGCCGGGCTGTGACGTGTGGCTGAACAACCCGCTGCGCCCGCTCGAGGCGTCCGGCACCTCCGGCATGAAGTGCGCGCTCAACGGCGCGCTCAACCTCTCGATCCTCGACGGCTGGTGGGACGAGTGGTTCGACGGCCGCAACGGCTGGGCGATCCCCACGGCCGACGGCGTGGAGGACCACCAGCGCCGCGACGCGCTCGAGGCCGCCGCGCTCTACGAGCTCCTCGAGGACACCGTCGTGCCGCGGTTCTACGACCGTGACGAGAACGGCATCCCGCAGCACTGGCTCGAGATGGTCCGCCACACCCTCGCCACGCTCGGCCCGAAGGTGCAGGCCACCCGCATGGTCCGCGAGTACGTCGAGCGGCTCTACACGCCGGTCGCCGGCTCCTACCGCACCCTCAACGGTGCCGGCTACGCGGGTGCGACCGCCCTGGCCGAGTGGAAGGCGCGGGTGCGCGAGGCGTGGCACGGCGTCCGCGTCGACCACGTCGAGTCCACGGGCGTGGCGGACGTCGTCAAGGTCGGTGACGTCGTCGGCGTCAGCGCCTACGTCACCCTCGGCGGCCTGCGCCCGCAGGACGTCGAGGTCCAGCTCGTCACCGGGCGGGTGGACGAGGACGACACGCTCGTCGACGTCGCCACCCGGCCGCTCCAGCTGGTCGAGACCTACGAGGGTGGCCGCTACGGCTACCACGGCGAGGTCGAGCTCGAGTTCTCCGGCTCGTTCGGATACTCGGTGCGCATCGTGCCGGTGCACGAGCTCATCGCCGGCACCGCCGAGCTCGCGCTGGTGAGCGCCGCCCAGGCCTAG
- a CDS encoding alpha-1,4-glucan--maltose-1-phosphate maltosyltransferase yields the protein MSPARTTPSRPSPAPSPLAASGEPPRPASPTPIGRIPVIEVSPVVEGGRWPAKAVSGEAVRVRATVFREGHDAVAATAVLVRPDGTDHTAVTMTPVDPGLDHMEAWLVPDSEGDWSFRVEGWSDPYGTWLHDAPLKVDAGVDVELMLTEGALLLERAAARADLPPGDVAVLTDAVAGLRDASRPAPARLVAGTSPEVRAVLAAHPVREYVTPSATYRLRVDRPLALTGSWYEFFPRSEGAYFDQESGSWVSGTLRTAAERLPAIAEMGFDVVYLTPVHPIGTTNRKGRNNTLTAEPGDPGSPYGIGAPEGGHDAIHPELGTFADFDAFVARARSLGMEVALDIALQASPDHPWVTEHPEWFTRRADGTIAYAENPPKKYQDIYPLNFDNDPEGIYQAVRDMLQVWIDHGVTAFRVDNPHTKPLSFWERILTDVRASHPEVVFLSEAFTRPAMMRTLAAIGFHQSYTYFTWRTTKKEVGSYLLEVSNETSDVLRPSFWPTTHDILTPYMQTGGAAAFAIRAVLAATGSPTWGIYSGYELVENVARPGAEEQIDNEKYEFKPRDWARAQETGIAALLTALNGIRRGHPALQRLRGLTVHPTSDDATICFSRHLPAHLSPTGQDDTVVVVLNLDPFSTREGTIELDLSALGLPEPSQGSDPGTPLLTARDELSGQTFLWGRTPYVRLDPNHNCAHVLAVKPL from the coding sequence GTGAGCCCAGCACGCACGACACCCTCCCGTCCGTCGCCGGCCCCGAGCCCGCTCGCGGCTTCCGGCGAGCCACCCCGCCCGGCGTCCCCGACGCCCATCGGCCGCATCCCCGTCATCGAGGTCTCCCCCGTCGTCGAGGGGGGCCGCTGGCCCGCGAAGGCCGTGAGCGGGGAGGCCGTCCGCGTCCGGGCGACCGTCTTCCGCGAGGGGCACGACGCCGTCGCGGCCACCGCCGTGCTCGTCCGCCCCGACGGCACGGACCACACCGCCGTGACGATGACCCCGGTCGACCCCGGCCTGGACCACATGGAGGCCTGGCTGGTCCCCGACAGCGAGGGCGACTGGTCCTTCCGCGTCGAGGGCTGGTCCGACCCGTACGGCACGTGGCTGCACGACGCGCCGCTCAAGGTCGACGCCGGCGTCGACGTCGAGCTCATGCTCACCGAGGGCGCGCTGCTCCTCGAGCGGGCGGCCGCGCGGGCGGACCTGCCCCCCGGGGACGTCGCCGTCCTCACCGACGCCGTCGCCGGCCTGCGCGACGCGAGCCGCCCCGCCCCGGCACGGCTGGTGGCGGGCACCTCCCCGGAGGTGCGCGCGGTGCTCGCCGCCCACCCCGTGCGCGAGTACGTGACGCCCAGCGCCACCTACCGGCTGCGCGTCGACCGCCCGCTCGCCCTCACCGGCTCCTGGTACGAGTTCTTCCCCCGCTCCGAGGGGGCGTACTTCGACCAGGAGTCCGGCAGCTGGGTCTCCGGGACGCTGCGCACCGCCGCCGAGCGGCTGCCGGCGATCGCCGAGATGGGCTTCGACGTCGTCTACCTCACCCCGGTCCACCCGATCGGCACGACGAACCGCAAGGGCCGCAACAACACCCTCACCGCCGAGCCCGGGGACCCGGGCTCGCCCTACGGCATCGGCGCCCCCGAGGGCGGCCACGACGCCATCCACCCCGAGCTCGGCACCTTCGCCGACTTCGACGCGTTCGTCGCCCGCGCGCGCTCGCTCGGGATGGAGGTGGCCCTCGACATCGCGCTGCAGGCCTCCCCCGACCACCCCTGGGTCACCGAGCACCCCGAGTGGTTCACCCGGCGCGCCGACGGGACGATCGCCTACGCGGAGAACCCGCCGAAGAAGTACCAGGACATCTACCCGCTGAACTTCGACAACGACCCCGAGGGCATCTACCAGGCCGTGCGGGACATGCTCCAGGTGTGGATCGACCACGGCGTCACCGCCTTCCGCGTGGACAACCCGCACACCAAGCCGCTGAGCTTCTGGGAGCGCATCCTCACCGACGTGCGCGCCTCCCACCCCGAGGTCGTCTTCCTGTCCGAGGCGTTCACCCGGCCGGCGATGATGCGCACCCTCGCGGCGATCGGCTTCCACCAGTCCTACACGTACTTCACCTGGCGCACGACGAAGAAGGAGGTCGGGTCCTACCTCCTGGAGGTGTCGAACGAGACCTCCGACGTCCTGCGCCCGAGCTTCTGGCCGACGACGCACGACATCCTCACGCCCTACATGCAGACCGGAGGGGCCGCCGCCTTCGCCATCCGCGCGGTGCTCGCCGCCACCGGCTCGCCGACGTGGGGGATCTACTCCGGCTACGAGCTCGTCGAGAACGTGGCCCGCCCCGGCGCCGAGGAGCAGATCGACAACGAGAAGTACGAGTTCAAGCCGCGTGACTGGGCCCGCGCGCAGGAGACCGGCATCGCCGCGCTCCTCACCGCCCTCAACGGGATCCGCCGGGGCCACCCGGCCCTCCAGCGGCTGCGCGGCCTCACGGTCCACCCGACCTCCGACGACGCGACGATCTGCTTCTCGCGGCACCTGCCCGCCCACCTGTCCCCCACGGGCCAGGACGACACGGTCGTCGTCGTCCTCAACCTCGACCCGTTCAGCACGCGGGAGGGCACCATCGAGCTCGACCTGTCCGCGCTCGGCCTGCCCGAGCCCTCCCAGGGCAGCGACCCCGGCACCCCGCTCCTCACGGCGCGCGACGAGCTCTCCGGGCAGACCTTCCTCTGGGGCCGCACCCCCTACGTCCGACTCGACCCGAACCACAACTGCGCGCACGTGCTGGCGGTGAAGCCGCTGTGA